The Musa acuminata AAA Group cultivar baxijiao chromosome BXJ1-3, Cavendish_Baxijiao_AAA, whole genome shotgun sequence genome window below encodes:
- the LOC135624895 gene encoding shaggy-related protein kinase eta-like yields MASLPLGPPPPGHDAAAADAALTLAPPPRPEMADKKESEPVTGHIISTTIGGKNGEPKQTISYMAERVVGTGSFGVVFQAKCLETGETVAIKKVLQDKRYKNRELQLMRSMDHPNVICLKHCFFSTTSRDELFLNLVMEYVPESLYGVLRHFSNVNQRMPLIYVKLYTYQIFRGLAYIHTVPGVCHRDVKPQNVLVDPLTHQVKLCDFGSAKILVKGEVNISYICSRYYRAPELIFGATEYTTSIDIWSAGCVLAELLIGQPLFPGESAVDQLVQIVKVLGTPTREEIRCMNPSYTEFRFPQIKAHPWHKIFHKRMPPEAIDLTSRLLQYSPCFRCSALEACAHPFFDELREPNARLPNGRPLPPLFNFNQELAGASPELINKLIPEHVRRQSGLGFLHPAGT; encoded by the exons ATGGCTTCGCTGCCGTTGGGACCACCGCCGCCAGGCCACGACGCTGCCGCCGCCGACGCCGCCCTCACCCTCGCTCCACCTCCCCGGCCGGAAATGGCCGACAAGAAG GAGAGTGAACCAGTAACTGGTcatatcatctccaccaccatcggAGGCAAGAACGGTGAACCAAAACAG ACAATTAGCTACATGGCTGAGCGTGTTGTAGGGACTGGCTCATTTGGAGTAGTCTTCCAG GCCAAATGCTTGGAAACGGGAGAAACAGTTGCCATAAAGAAGGTTTTACAGGACAAAAGATACAAAAATCGTGAGCTGCAACTGATGCGCTCAATGGATCATCCAAATGTTATCTGTCTTAAGCATTGTTTCTTCTCCACTACAAGCAGAGATGAGCTTTTCCTTAACCTAGTTATGGAATATGTCCCTGAATCTTTGTATGGCGTCCTAAGGCATTTCAGTAATGTGAATCAGAGGATGCCACTTATCTATGTCAAGCTGTACACATATCAG ATATTTAGAGGGCTGGCTTATATCCATACTGTTCCAGGAGTTTGCCATAGAGATGTGAAGCCACAGAATGTTCTG GTTGACCCTCTTACTCACCAAGTCAAATTATGTGATTTTGGAAGTGCGAAAATTCTG GTTAAGGGTGAAGTGAACATATCTTATATTTGTTCTCGCTATTACCGTGCTCCAGAGCTTATTTTTGGTGCAACTGAATATACAACATCAATTGATATATGGTCAGCAGGTTGTGTTCTTGCTGAGTTACTTATTGGCCAG CCACTGTTTCCTGGTGAAAGTGCTGTCGATCAGCTCGTCCAGATAGTCAAG GTTCTTGGAACTCCAACGCGCGAGGAAATTCGGTGCATGAATCCTAGCTATACAGAGTTCAGGTTTCCACAGATAAAAGCTCATCCATGGCATAAG ATTTTCCACAAGCGAATGCCTCCCGAAGCTATAGATCTTACGTCACGCCTTCTCCAATACTCCCCATGTTTTCGTTGCTCTGCA CTGGAAGCATGTGCCCatcccttctttgatgagctacgAGAACCTAATGCGCGATTGCCAAATGGTCGCCCTCTGCCTCCTCTTTTCAACTTTAATCAAGAA TTGGCTGGAGCATCACCAGAGCTTATTAACAAATTGATTCCAGAACATGTGAGGCGGCAATCTGGTCTCGGTTTCTTGCATCCAGCCGGGACATAA